A segment of the Thermoplasmatales archaeon genome:
TATGAACTGCAAGTACTTCATTCTGTTTTCCGGAGTATCTGGCATTGTTATTTCCATTAGAACTTCGTAACCGCCGCCAACTATACGTGACCTCAGCGGGCTGAGAATGTATTGTAAATCCTGCATGTTGCAGGCTGCTACAAGAATGAAATCTGCTGGAACATTATCTACCCTTACGCTCGCTCCTGCGCTTTGCGGATTCCTACCGGTGATCGGGAATATTTTTTCCTGCATGGCAGTAAGTATGAATCTCTGCAGATTTCCGAGATGCGTCACCTCGTCTATGAAAAGAACCCCCTCATGAGCTTCATGGACAGCTCCGGCGATCACACGTTCATATGGAAGAGTCCCGAGTTGTGGGTGGCCACCATATGGATCGTGCCGAACATCCCCAAGAAGTTCGGTCTCGCTTGCACCCGTAGCAAGCACAAATGGATTCCTATCTATTGGAACTATGACTTTGCTAGGACTCTTTTTTTCCAACTTCCTCCTGCGTTCAAGGGTCTTCTCATCCAGAATTCTTATCTTGTCGCCGAAGCGTTCGTAAACTATAACCTCTTCCCGATCGCCGTTTCGTTTCGTGGAAGTGACCCTTTCTGTATTGTTTTGAACGCCAAATGCGGCTCCTATAACGTTGAATACGTCTCCGAACGGTCCCTGTGTTGTCGGTTGTACCTTCGGGCTGTCGCAGTTAGGACAGTTAGCGTCCGTCGGGAGAGAATAAAAACCGCACTTCTGGCACCTGTAGCCTAATCGCTCGGCAACATTGAGTGGCGCTTCTCTTGGATCTATAAGTGTGCCCTCAACCGAATTTTGTTCTTCCCGCTCGAGCATTATCTGCGACCTGCTCTTTACTTCAACAAACGGTCTCTCTGGATACTGTGGATTGTGAACGACACGAACCTCCTCAGTCGGGCGCTCAATGTAGAACGACATGGCCTGTGCGATCATTGATTTTCCGACACCTGGAGGGCCAACAAGCAATAAATGCCTTCTCTGCTTCGCAGCAATTTGTGCCATCTTTACTGCGTCATGCTGTCCAATAACCCTGTCAAGCGGATTGTTGGGTATATGGACAAACGAAGTGTCCGGAATATCTGCGAACTCTGCTCCAGCTAACGGTGATCCCATGGTGCTATCCTCACATCGATCGGTTTCTTTGTTATTAAACCTACCCTTGCCCCATATATATTCTTAATTCCAATCCTGTAAGCTACATCTATCATCCTTTGGGATATGACTCCCCCTGTGATCAGGGTGTTAGCGTTCTGTATACTAGCCATCTTATCCACTGCCTCAGGAATCTGGAATGTTCCAAGAACAGTTCCCTGTGCATCATAAATTTCTGTGAGCTTTTCCTTTGCTAGGGCCATTCCCTTTCTAGCAATAGCTCTTGGATCCGAGAGGCTGAAGCTACCGTTAGGATTGTCAGTTTCTTGAGTAGGGGTATCATTTGCTTCGGTAACCTGAAGATCTTCTGAGGTCTCAGTTTCCTTGGGTTTTTGCTGTCCCTTCTGGTTGTCTTCTGCCTTCTTCGTGGGTTTTTGTGAGGTTTCCTGTGCGTTTCTCTCTGACAGTTCTTTTAGTTCTTCGGACATACCTTTCATAGAAAGGTACTGCTCTATCGGTGTTTTGTACCTGAGCGCCTTGACTATCTGTTTATATGTTAACTCCTCAACCTCAGTTCCCGGAGGGGCACGAGCAACAAAATCAACCTCTGCAACCTGGAGCATTTCCTTAAGGATAAGGTCCCCGCCCCTATCGCCATCGAGGAATACGGTAACGGTTCTTTCCCTTGAAATCTTCTGAACGGTTTTGGGTATATTCGTTCCCTGGACTGCAATTGTGTTTTTAATGCCGTACTTAAGAAGATTTAGAATATCGCTCCTCCCTTCGACAACAATGATGGAATCAGAATCGTTGATCGCAGGCCCTGCAGGGAGTTTTTCCTCTCCGTAGGAAATTATGTCCCCCTTCTCAACTTCCTCTCTCACACTTGCGACAAGACTCTCACTTACAGTTTTACTCCGGTCATTCATTTTTTTGTATAGGTCTTCAGCCCTTTCAATGATCTTCTGTCTTCTCTGTACGCGGACATCCTCTATGCTCTCTATCTCCACTCTCGCCTTGCATGGACCGATACGATCAATGGTTTCAAGGGATGCAGCCAATATAGAACTTTCTACCTTGTCAAGTCCGGAGGGGATAAAAATCACTCCTTCTGTTCTGCCTTTCTTGCTATCTATGTCGACTTCTATTCTCCCGATCTTTCCTCCTTTCTGGAGATCACGAAGATCAAGTTCATCGCCAAGAAGGCCTTCAGACTGTCCAAATATCGCGCCAACTACATCCGGTTTCTCAACCACACCATCCGTTGAAATTTTTGCTTTGATCATATATTTTGTTAAATTCGGATCTACGTTCGTATATATCACCTAATTCTGTTGAAATGGAATTAACTGTGAAACTTAGGTTTCTTAAATTAATAACCATTGCCTTTGCATTATTTAATCCTATATAATTCATTCGTTCTTTCTCCAAACATTTGTGCACATTCTTTTTCTTTGTAGCAAAAATTTTACTCTCACTTAATTCTAATATTTAAAGCAAAACGCAACTTTGATGTTTTTTCATGGGAAATTTCCTCCTTTTTGTCCTTGCAGGCTATTAAGATTTTTATAAAGAGATGTGTTGAAGTGTAGAAGATGATTAGATTTGGTATTGCTGGTATTCCACTTACCAGTAAAGGAAGAACTTACGTGGAATCAGTGGAAGATGCGCACCTTCTTGGAATGAATGCTCTTGAGGTACAATTGCTCCGTGTAAATGTTGAAGAACGTCCTGCTGCCGAGTACAGTGGCCTTAGACCGGTGGACGTGGATTCATCCATAATCGTAGATATACTGAGACAGGATAAGAACGGGAATTACAAGAGTGTAGGAATTGACACGGTCATTGAAGAAGCGGACATCGTGCAGGAACTGTTCTGGAATATGGCCAGAAATTATGACGAACTGAAAGAGGGTGGCGATCTGGCAGACGAGCTTGATGTGGAACTCTCGATGCACGCTCCGTACTATATGGACATGCTGAGCGATCAGGAAATCGCAATCAAATCATATAACCACCTTAAGTGGACGCTGATCATTGGCCGCGCGATGAGGGCAAGAAGAGTCGTAACTCATACGGGCTTCTACAATGGGTCAAAAAAGGAGAGTCTTGAGCGAAGTGTGAAGATTTACAGGGCCATGAGCAACGAATGCAAACCAGAAAATGGATTTCCATACATAGGAGTAGAAACCTCCGGGAAAACTGAGATATTTGGAACGACCGCAGAGCTCATCCAACTTGCCAAAAGGGTAAAAAGTATAGAACCCATACTTAATTTTCCACATGTACATTCAATAACCGGCGGTAGTCTGATAGAGGTAAGCAACTTCGAAGCTTTGCTCTCCGAATTCTCAAAATATGCAAAATCTGATCTATACACAGAATTCGCTGGCGTAGAGTATGATGATCATAATGAGTTAAAGCTTGATGCGATAAAGCACGGGACCCTTAAATTCGAAACTTTAGCTGAAGCTCTTCTGAATTATGAATCTGATATGACTATCATATCAAGCTCGCCATTGTTGGAGCACGACGCTCAGTACATGAACATAATTTATCTGCGTGCTTTGTCACGCAAGTTCGCTAAGAAGAGCTCGGGCAAGAAGGCCGTTGCGTGAGGTGGTCTGATGACTAGGGAATATCCAGTAAAAAAAAGTGTCAAGCTCTCTTCCGACTTCATTCTTGAAGTGGTAAAGTCTTTCTCTGATGACGCGAGGATAGACGGGGATCATGTAATTTGCAGTATCCCTGGGCTCTCGGTAATTGATTTTACCATTTCAAGCAAGAAATTAGTGGTTGGGACGGAGAGCGCAAAAGATAATCCGGATCCAATGAAAACTGTAAAACAATTTAATCAAATGATAGAAAAAATAACCGGTTATTCTGTTAAAGAAAGAAAAAAAATAATGTCAAAACTCTAAAAATTTATTTGTATTTTATTTTGCTTGAAGCTCTGAAAACAAATTTCTTCTTAGACGGCACATTTATGATGTTCTTTGTCTGGGGGTTTCTTGCCTTTCTGGCTTTCTGTGTCTTTCTTTCAAAGATGCCAAACCCAGCAAGGTTAATTTTGCTGTTCCTGTCAGCCTCTGAAATTACGCTGTTCAGAAAGGTCTTTATGACATTCCTTGAAACCTTTTGTGTCGTGTTCGTCTTTTTCGAAACTGTTTTTGCTAGCTCACTAATTCCTACCATTATTATTCCTCCAAAGATACAATATAATGGAAGTATTAAAATATTTCTATAGGACTTTTTGCTGAGCACAACATACACGGCATCACTGGATATCATAATTTTATTATAAAAAGATAGGATTTTAGAGCATATTCAAAAAGTTCCGCATTTTAGGCATTCTGCAGCGATTTTGCGTCCGAATATGCAATGGTTAAATAGGTTTTTCGATATTATGTTCATGTGAAACTAATAGAAAATTGGTTCTCAGAAATGTACTCAGGTAATCTCGAATTGTCATTCAGGGTGAGCGATCAGTTGCTGTCTGTTAAAACAGATTATCAGCGGATTGACGTATTTGACACCTATGATTTTGGGAAGTTGTTGGCGATTGACGGAACTGTCCAGCTTACGGAAAGGGACGAATTCGTTTACCATGAGATGATAACAATGATGCCTTATTACTCATCAAAGGGCGCTCCAAAGTCTGCACTTGTAATCGGAGGCGGAGACGGTGGCGCTGCAGGTGCTCTCCTTTCCATTGGCCTCAAGAAGATCGTTAATGTTGAGATAGACAAGCAGGTCGTAGAGGTTTCAAAAAAATTCTTCCCCTCACTTTACAAGTCTTTTAAGAATCCAAAGGTAACATTGGAGATTGATGATGGGGTAAAGTACATTTCTTCCGTGAAAGAGAAATTTGACCTGATTGTGATAGATTCAACAGATCCAGTTGGCCCGGCAGAGGGACTCTTTGAACAAAACTTTTACTCAAAGGTCAAATCGGTTCTGTCACCTGGCGGTATAGTAGTGACCCAGTCCGGCTCCCCCTTCTATCAGCCAAAAGCCATCAAAATGGCCTATCAGGGACTATCGGCTACATTCAAATATGCAAGGGTTTATTGTGCATTTATTCCCACATATCCAAGTGGCTTCTGGTCATTCACCATGGCCTCCGACGTCCAGTTTGTCGATAATAGAGAGAACATAAAGCCAGGTAAATACTTCAATCAGGACGTATATGTCGGCGCACCGAAATTGCCGCAGTTCGTGAAGGATTTGATTCAGACCGCAGTCACACAAGACAAGAAAAAGAAAAGCAAAAGCAGTAGAAAAAAGTAAGATATACCCTGCGAAACTACTTTATGTGCCATTTTTCGGCGGTCTGTTTAAACTGTTCCTCATATTTAGGTCCAA
Coding sequences within it:
- a CDS encoding ATP-binding protein, which encodes MGSPLAGAEFADIPDTSFVHIPNNPLDRVIGQHDAVKMAQIAAKQRRHLLLVGPPGVGKSMIAQAMSFYIERPTEEVRVVHNPQYPERPFVEVKSRSQIMLEREEQNSVEGTLIDPREAPLNVAERLGYRCQKCGFYSLPTDANCPNCDSPKVQPTTQGPFGDVFNVIGAAFGVQNNTERVTSTKRNGDREEVIVYERFGDKIRILDEKTLERRRKLEKKSPSKVIVPIDRNPFVLATGASETELLGDVRHDPYGGHPQLGTLPYERVIAGAVHEAHEGVLFIDEVTHLGNLQRFILTAMQEKIFPITGRNPQSAGASVRVDNVPADFILVAACNMQDLQYILSPLRSRIVGGGYEVLMEITMPDTPENRMKYLQFIAQEIAIDGKIPHMTMEAAKLVIDEGLRRGRDVDHKEHAFTLRLRELGGLIRASGDIAVFKERKLTEAEDVKEALKTYLPVEEKIKKYYGNLSAAFSSESTIAQRSEEYMMNYQNYREDRSYE
- a CDS encoding DNA primase, which encodes MIKAKISTDGVVEKPDVVGAIFGQSEGLLGDELDLRDLQKGGKIGRIEVDIDSKKGRTEGVIFIPSGLDKVESSILAASLETIDRIGPCKARVEIESIEDVRVQRRQKIIERAEDLYKKMNDRSKTVSESLVASVREEVEKGDIISYGEEKLPAGPAINDSDSIIVVEGRSDILNLLKYGIKNTIAVQGTNIPKTVQKISRERTVTVFLDGDRGGDLILKEMLQVAEVDFVARAPPGTEVEELTYKQIVKALRYKTPIEQYLSMKGMSEELKELSERNAQETSQKPTKKAEDNQKGQQKPKETETSEDLQVTEANDTPTQETDNPNGSFSLSDPRAIARKGMALAKEKLTEIYDAQGTVLGTFQIPEAVDKMASIQNANTLITGGVISQRMIDVAYRIGIKNIYGARVGLITKKPIDVRIAPWDHR
- a CDS encoding TIM barrel protein, yielding MIRFGIAGIPLTSKGRTYVESVEDAHLLGMNALEVQLLRVNVEERPAAEYSGLRPVDVDSSIIVDILRQDKNGNYKSVGIDTVIEEADIVQELFWNMARNYDELKEGGDLADELDVELSMHAPYYMDMLSDQEIAIKSYNHLKWTLIIGRAMRARRVVTHTGFYNGSKKESLERSVKIYRAMSNECKPENGFPYIGVETSGKTEIFGTTAELIQLAKRVKSIEPILNFPHVHSITGGSLIEVSNFEALLSEFSKYAKSDLYTEFAGVEYDDHNELKLDAIKHGTLKFETLAEALLNYESDMTIISSSPLLEHDAQYMNIIYLRALSRKFAKKSSGKKAVA
- a CDS encoding DUF5611 family protein, which encodes MTREYPVKKSVKLSSDFILEVVKSFSDDARIDGDHVICSIPGLSVIDFTISSKKLVVGTESAKDNPDPMKTVKQFNQMIEKITGYSVKERKKIMSKL
- a CDS encoding HU family DNA-binding protein; the protein is MVGISELAKTVSKKTNTTQKVSRNVIKTFLNSVISEADRNSKINLAGFGIFERKTQKARKARNPQTKNIINVPSKKKFVFRASSKIKYK
- the speE gene encoding polyamine aminopropyltransferase — translated: MKLIENWFSEMYSGNLELSFRVSDQLLSVKTDYQRIDVFDTYDFGKLLAIDGTVQLTERDEFVYHEMITMMPYYSSKGAPKSALVIGGGDGGAAGALLSIGLKKIVNVEIDKQVVEVSKKFFPSLYKSFKNPKVTLEIDDGVKYISSVKEKFDLIVIDSTDPVGPAEGLFEQNFYSKVKSVLSPGGIVVTQSGSPFYQPKAIKMAYQGLSATFKYARVYCAFIPTYPSGFWSFTMASDVQFVDNRENIKPGKYFNQDVYVGAPKLPQFVKDLIQTAVTQDKKKKSKSSRKK